TACAGCCCCTTTTTCTTTTAATGATGTAGTGGACAAGAGTTATTCATTCCGTAATAAAGCTGGAAGTTTAAAGCTACATAATTATATTGTTGTAGATTCTGAGGATTTCAAAAATATTGAGAGCATTTATGCTCCGATGTTTATTGATGAGACCGATTATTCCAAACGTCTTGATGAGAAAGGGATCTACAGAGCATTTATTCAAATAACGATTTACCCTAAATCTACGGATTTTAGAGTGGGTGAATATGTAGGTGGTGTAAGTGATGGAGTGGTTAGTGGAAGTAGGATTGGTAATGAGAATGTTGTAAAAAAATATGGTTATTTAACTTTACCTAATATGTACACAGACCAGTTCTTTCGGGATCATCAAGATAGTAATGGAGGGGTTACTGTATGGGTTAAGACATTTTTAGAGTACAAGAAGGCTGGAGATCAATTAACAACTGACGATAATTCAATTCTTCGAATCAATACTAAAAATTAATTTGGAGTATTCTTATGATGAAAAAATGGATTAGTTTCTTTGTTATACTTATACTCCTATTAAATATTATCCCAGGTTTCTCTGACGCTGCTTTTGAAAAAGGTTATCCTACTTCGGGATATAAGATAAGTCCACCATCATATATGCAAACTTTAGAAGTGGATGTTACAGGTAAAGCTGAGGCTAGACCAAAAGTTGTTTGGGTACAATCTGATACTGATGAATGGAGTGCGACGTTTCAGAATCAAATTATTACCACAACAACTGTCGGTAAGGGATGGGATGCAGTACCTAAATCGAAACAAACGACAGAAAAGTTAGATATGACAGTATATGCACCAAGTTCAATGCTAGATGATACTGGTAATCCATATATGAAGCAATATATTCGAAATCTGGGAATAGAAGAAATGGAATGGAAGAGGGAGGATTCCTATGAGCCTGTCGGAACTCAGCCTGATTACAAAAAAGGAGAAAAAACCGCAAATATAACAGTAATAACTGGTAGTGATCAGAAATATACCGATAAAATTCAATATTCTACCCGTCCTGATAGACAGCCTAAGTTTACTGCTCATTATTGGATTTACATGAATGTAACATTCAAAGGTACTATCGTAGAAAAGAAGCAAATCCGTGTACTAGAGTCTGCGGCTTTGAAGGTGAATGAGACGAAGGATATGATCGCTCAAGTCAGAACTTTGGAATATAGCATGTCTGATTGGAATGATAAATGGGTTAATGTGACTACGGCTTCTGAGACCAAGTGGGAATCCAGTGATCCGAGTGTAGCCACGATTGATGCTAAAGGTAAAGTTACTGCGAAGAAGACCGGAAAGACTACAATAAGCGCGGAATGGAAAAAAGGGCCCTACCAATTAAAGTCCACGGCTATCATTACAGTGGGTGATGAACCGAATCCATGTCTAGTAGATCCGAACGCTCCTGGATGTGGTGACGGTGGAAGTGTAGATTGCTCAAATCCTGATCCTGGCCAGTCCATGTCTGGTGAAGACTTATACCCTAACGTCAGTGCCGTTATCAAGGCGGACAGCCGCGGAAATGAACGTTTCAATGTCCTTGACGGCATTCCTACAACAGAGAGTTTATACGGTAATGTATGGACGAAAGACTATCTAAGTAAATTTGAGTATCAACAAATGGTAGGTAAGTGTACTTTTGAAGTGAATGTGACGGTTATGCCCCCACCTTCTGATCCGAGTGAACCAGCTCCTGCACCTGGGGCAGATTCGGAGGAAGGTGGCGAAGAGTCAGGGACTACTGTTCAGGTCACTGTTGAAAAAGACTATTCTTACTGGACGATTCAAGACATCAAGGTTTATCAAATTAAGGAATCCCCGCTGTGGAACTATGCTTTTGACGGTGGAGGTATTCGGATTCAACCGAGTGGGTACAATGCTCCGTATTATTCAACAGCGCAGGCTGCAGGTTATGAACCGTCTTCCGTTCCTGAGGATATTACTGTCAATTTCGATGCAGATCCTCAGGCGGCTGCAGAATCGGCTGTGTATGTTAACGTCAGCAATGATACATTTACTTTTTATAATCAGACATTGATGAGCGGATCAACCACAAGTAGTCACGGTTCAACACCTAGACCAATTCCCATAGCTCCAATGACAGGAGACAATGTCCTCTATAGTCCTAATAACGTAATTCCAATGAGCAAGACAAATAAAGCTAATGAACCTAGTTCAGGGACTATTTTTTATGAGCAAGTTAATGGGTCTGATACGATGAACTTTGCCATCTATGGTATTAATCCGGTTACCGTACATACACCGGTCGTCATTTATCCAGGAGTATCGGATGATAAGGCTCATAACCAGAAGACGAATCCGGCATTGAACCGTTCGGCGATCATTCTGGAGCGTCTCTTTATGGTACAGATGCCGAATAGCGGGCAGCATGCCAATTATCTAGGGTATGGGAATCGCAATTATTTAAAATACATAGGAAGTAAACAGATTCGTTTTCCATTTGATGTGTACAACGAGATGAAGACGAAGTTTTATCCTAAGAACACCTGGATTGAGGTGGAAAAGTCACAAGAGTCTTTTACCTTTTATTTGCCGGTATGGGTGGATGAAGGCTTCTACGATGTGGAGTTTCGAACAATTGCCCATAACGCTCCAGCCGGCGCCACTCATGAGACGAATGCGAACCTGAATTTATCGCATCATATCGCCTATGCTACGGTACCTGTAGATGCAATTGGGCGCGTGTACGATTTTCATGTTACGGATATTGCCGATTACAACTGGGGTGCGACAAGTTCTACTATAAATGCATGACTTGCATGAAATGTAGGGGTTTGTAATTCAAACCTAACTTTGCAACTTAGTGATGGGAACGAGGGATCCACGTATTCCAAAACCATCCCGACAATACTCCTGCGTGCGTTGCGATGGACAGATTGCAGGGTGCGAAGCACAGGTGGAGTCGGCAGAACGAAGGCTAAAGCCACTCATTAAGAGAAGGTATGCCAACGGATATGCCGGGCGGCTGAAAAATTGACTACGGTGAGAATGTCTAAAAAGGACTGACGAACTACCGAATGTACGGGTCTAGATGTAAGAACATATGGAAACATATGTGCTAACAAAAGTTAGTGTGGGTGGCGATGAGTACGAATCCCAGTTAGGAAACTCGCTGTACCGAACTATGGCGGTACCCAGCCCACAGGCCCATAGGTAGCACCTAAGGTCAGAATGTATAGCTAAAGTTGCAAGGGACTTGGAAAACAAAGAACGTCGCAATATGGACTGTCATATCCTAGACGGTTGCTATAAGGCATATGCTGAAAAGCATTTATCTTTTGTGAGGGTAGGGGCACGACTGATGAATTATCTGTAATGGGTAAGGAGGAACAGCCCCAAGTCTATTTGAACAAACATTCATTTTTCAAAAAGTTAATTGCACCGGTCAGGTAGGAACGTGGGAACATCTTTCTGGAAGGAGAGATGCCACAGTGCAAACACTACGATATTGGGATTACTATGGCATGACTGGGACCTTTACGGAACTACACCAGAAAGCTTTGAATAAAGGATTGTTTCCGAACATCTACGATATCATAACAACAAGGGAAAACATCCTTCTAGCTTTTCGGACAATCAAATCCAACAAAGGTTCCAAAACTGCCGGAACAGACGGCAAGACCATTGACGATATTAAGGTACAAACTGATGAAGAGATTGTGTCACTCATTCAGCATAAACTATTGAACTATCAACCCAAGAAAGTTAGACGAGTATTTATTCCTAAACCAAATGGTAAACAAAGACCACTAGGTATCCCATGTATCGTCGATAGAATCATTCAACAATGCTTCAAACAAGTGCTTGAACCCATTGCTGAAGCACACTTCTTCAAGCACAGTTATGGATTTAGACCACTACGGTCAACGCACCATGCACTAGCAAGAGTGCAGTCCCTTATTAATAAGGTAAATCTACACTATGTAGTTGATGTGGACATAACTGGATTCTTCGATAATGTGAACCATACTCTAC
The window above is part of the Paenibacillus lutimineralis genome. Proteins encoded here:
- a CDS encoding DUF5704 domain-containing protein, which produces MQTLEVDVTGKAEARPKVVWVQSDTDEWSATFQNQIITTTTVGKGWDAVPKSKQTTEKLDMTVYAPSSMLDDTGNPYMKQYIRNLGIEEMEWKREDSYEPVGTQPDYKKGEKTANITVITGSDQKYTDKIQYSTRPDRQPKFTAHYWIYMNVTFKGTIVEKKQIRVLESAALKVNETKDMIAQVRTLEYSMSDWNDKWVNVTTASETKWESSDPSVATIDAKGKVTAKKTGKTTISAEWKKGPYQLKSTAIITVGDEPNPCLVDPNAPGCGDGGSVDCSNPDPGQSMSGEDLYPNVSAVIKADSRGNERFNVLDGIPTTESLYGNVWTKDYLSKFEYQQMVGKCTFEVNVTVMPPPSDPSEPAPAPGADSEEGGEESGTTVQVTVEKDYSYWTIQDIKVYQIKESPLWNYAFDGGGIRIQPSGYNAPYYSTAQAAGYEPSSVPEDITVNFDADPQAAAESAVYVNVSNDTFTFYNQTLMSGSTTSSHGSTPRPIPIAPMTGDNVLYSPNNVIPMSKTNKANEPSSGTIFYEQVNGSDTMNFAIYGINPVTVHTPVVIYPGVSDDKAHNQKTNPALNRSAIILERLFMVQMPNSGQHANYLGYGNRNYLKYIGSKQIRFPFDVYNEMKTKFYPKNTWIEVEKSQESFTFYLPVWVDEGFYDVEFRTIAHNAPAGATHETNANLNLSHHIAYATVPVDAIGRVYDFHVTDIADYNWGATSSTINA